A window of Nocardiopsis sp. Huas11 genomic DNA:
GTTTACCCACATCGGTCCGAGCGTGGTGAAGAGGGATGGACACATGCCAGAGGTGACGCTGCGCGACGTGGCACGGGAGTCGGGCTACTCGATCGCCACCGTCTCCCGTGTCCTGGCCGGCACCCGCACCGTGGGAGCCCAGGCCGACCGCAAGGTCCGGGCGGCGGCCGAACGCCTGGGCTACCGCCCCAACCAGGTGGCCCGCGCCCTGCGCAGCCGTTCGACCGGCACCATCGGCCTGGTCCTGCCCCAGATCACCAACCCGTTCTTCCCCACGCTCGTGCGCGGCGTGGAGCACGCACTCCACAGCCGCGGGCGCGCCCTGCTGATCGCCGACTGCGACGACGACCCGGACCTGGAGGCGGCGCGCATCAGCGCGCTCCTGGACCGCCAGGTCGACGCGCTGCTGGTGATCCCCGTGCACGAGACCCACAGCAGGGTGGCGGTGGCCGCCGGAGCCGCGCGCACACCCCTGGTGCAGCTCGACCGCCGCTGCGGCACCGACGTCGCCGACTCCGTGGCCGTCGACAACGCCGCGGGCATGGCCCTGGTCCTGGAGCACCTGGCGCGCACCGGCCGCCGGCGCGTGTGCTTCCTGGGCTCGGCCGGCACCGACTCCGCGGCGGTGGAACGGCGCACCGCCTACCAGAACGGGGTCGGCGCCCTGGATCCGGAGGGCGCCGCCCGGCTCGAACTGGGCGACTTCTCCGTGGAGTGGGGACGCGCCGCCGCCGAACGCGTGTGGCCCTCCCGGCCCGACGCCGTGGTCTGCGCCAACGACCTGATCGCGGTCGGCGCGATCCAGCAGCTGCGCCGGATGGGGGCGGACATCCCCGGCGAGGTCGCCGTCACCGGCTTCGACGACGTCGCCATCGCCTCCCTGGCCGAGCCCGCCCTGACCACCGTCCGCCAGCCCGTCGCCGGGCTCGCCGCGGAGGCGGTGCGGCTGCTCGACCAGCGCCTGGCCGAGCACACCGACCGCCCCCACCACGCGATCCGCCTGGCCCCCGAACTCATCGAACGCGCCTCCAGCGCGCCGGGGCCCGCGATGGCGTAGCGGTCACGGTGAGACCTGAGTCACCCTTCGGACCGGCCTGTCACACTCGCGCGCCCGGCGGGGCTCAAGGTGCGACACAGACCGAGACACCACCTCAGGAGCTTGCCGTGTACTACGCCTTCGTCGCCACCACCGTCCTGGCCGCCGCCTTCGTCGGCTTCTCCGCCGTGTCCGTCTTCATCCGCGCCCCGTGGGTCACCGGCCCGATGGCCGACTACGGCGTTCCCGAGTCCTGGATGCTCTGGCTGGGCACGGCCAAGGCCGTCGGCGCG
This region includes:
- a CDS encoding LacI family DNA-binding transcriptional regulator, whose translation is MPEVTLRDVARESGYSIATVSRVLAGTRTVGAQADRKVRAAAERLGYRPNQVARALRSRSTGTIGLVLPQITNPFFPTLVRGVEHALHSRGRALLIADCDDDPDLEAARISALLDRQVDALLVIPVHETHSRVAVAAGAARTPLVQLDRRCGTDVADSVAVDNAAGMALVLEHLARTGRRRVCFLGSAGTDSAAVERRTAYQNGVGALDPEGAARLELGDFSVEWGRAAAERVWPSRPDAVVCANDLIAVGAIQQLRRMGADIPGEVAVTGFDDVAIASLAEPALTTVRQPVAGLAAEAVRLLDQRLAEHTDRPHHAIRLAPELIERASSAPGPAMA